The following are encoded in a window of Mycoplasmopsis bovis PG45 genomic DNA:
- a CDS encoding zinc-dependent alcohol dehydrogenase, with translation MKAFVVTEPKKWSVKEVDVPKPKYKEVLIEMETSGICHTDLHAANYDWLVEPKYPLIPGHEGIGKVVALGEGCTRLKIGDRVALAWLHDACGYCEFCLTGRETLCPNQNMSAYTKDGSYAEYAIGHEDYVGLVPEKLDIVTGAPVVCAGVTTYKSLKQTKAKAGNFVAVIGVGGLGQMAIQYAKAMGLRPIGVDLQDEKCELALKSGAEYAFNSAKDPKFIEKIIEVTGGGVHAVVNTSVHPSAAEQGMDMLRRGGRQVLVGLPAKDKHGKDDFKVSIFWSVLLERELAGSIVGTRQDLAEALEYAAEGKVKSEVTKVVKLEEVADIFEKLQKGEFLGRAVIDFRK, from the coding sequence ATGAAAGCTTTTGTTGTAACAGAACCTAAAAAATGAAGTGTTAAGGAAGTTGATGTTCCTAAACCAAAATATAAAGAAGTTTTAATTGAAATGGAAACTTCAGGTATCTGTCATACAGACTTGCATGCGGCAAATTATGACTGATTAGTAGAACCTAAATATCCACTTATTCCAGGTCATGAAGGAATTGGAAAGGTAGTTGCATTAGGGGAAGGATGCACACGTTTGAAAATTGGTGATAGAGTTGCTTTAGCATGATTACATGATGCTTGTGGCTACTGTGAATTTTGTCTAACAGGTAGAGAAACACTTTGTCCAAATCAAAATATGTCGGCTTACACTAAAGACGGATCATATGCTGAATATGCAATTGGTCATGAAGATTATGTAGGATTGGTTCCTGAAAAATTAGATATTGTAACTGGTGCACCAGTTGTTTGTGCAGGTGTTACAACTTATAAATCATTAAAACAAACCAAAGCAAAAGCTGGTAACTTTGTAGCTGTTATCGGTGTCGGTGGCTTAGGTCAAATGGCTATTCAATATGCAAAAGCTATGGGACTAAGACCTATTGGTGTTGACTTGCAAGATGAAAAATGCGAATTAGCTCTTAAATCAGGTGCAGAATATGCATTTAACTCAGCAAAAGATCCTAAATTTATTGAAAAAATTATTGAAGTAACTGGCGGAGGTGTACACGCTGTAGTTAATACATCTGTTCACCCAAGTGCTGCTGAACAAGGTATGGATATGCTTCGTCGTGGTGGCCGTCAAGTATTAGTTGGTTTACCAGCAAAAGATAAACACGGAAAAGACGACTTTAAAGTTTCAATTTTCTGGTCAGTATTATTAGAACGTGAGCTTGCTGGCTCAATTGTTGGAACTAGACAAGACTTAGCAGAAGCTTTAGAATATGCTGCTGAAGGAAAAGTTAAATCAGAAGTTACTAAGGTTGTCAAATTAGAAGAAGTTGCAGATATTTTTGAAAAACTTCAAAAAGGCGAGTTCTTAGGACGCGCTGTTATTGACTTTAGAAAATAA
- a CDS encoding DNA-processing protein DprA — MNDLLIYFSILFKGNNFEIYKALKNGHKVDKYKVDETINELNEKGIKAITIFDSNYPQGLKELKYSPFVLFYKGNISLLDKNIVCATGDVVNEFVLQNVYQTCGELSKSSVLLTNNFKNIDQNIIEIFNKNKQGIIYLLANGISYNCPDVDFDKDLCITFIPPELHPKLRYFKERNVIAAALSNNLIIFSSKRNSGLINLANCFANLGKNVYCYPGLTYDDGNTYLIKSGASLITHLAEVNYF, encoded by the coding sequence ATGAATGATTTACTAATTTATTTTTCTATTTTATTTAAAGGCAATAACTTTGAAATTTATAAGGCTCTTAAAAACGGACATAAAGTTGATAAATATAAAGTAGATGAAACAATTAATGAATTAAATGAAAAAGGAATTAAAGCTATAACAATTTTTGATAGTAATTACCCACAAGGACTAAAAGAGTTAAAATATTCTCCATTTGTTTTGTTTTACAAAGGAAATATTAGTTTATTAGATAAAAATATAGTTTGTGCTACAGGTGATGTAGTTAATGAATTTGTGTTACAAAATGTTTATCAAACGTGCGGTGAATTGTCCAAAAGCTCTGTTTTATTGACTAATAATTTCAAAAATATTGATCAAAATATTATTGAAATATTTAATAAAAACAAGCAAGGAATCATTTATTTACTAGCAAATGGAATTTCATATAATTGTCCAGATGTTGATTTTGATAAGGACTTATGTATTACATTTATACCGCCAGAATTGCACCCTAAATTAAGATATTTTAAAGAAAGAAATGTTATTGCAGCAGCGCTGTCAAATAATTTAATAATTTTTAGCAGTAAAAGAAATTCTGGACTAATAAATTTAGCAAATTGCTTTGCTAATTTAGGAAAGAATGTTTACTGCTATCCTGGACTAACTTATGATGATGGCAACACATATTTAATTAAGTCAGGGGCAAGCTTAATTACTCATCTTGCAGAGGTTAACTACTTTTAA
- a CDS encoding HAD-IIB family hydrolase has protein sequence MKRKIFSYDLDGTLLMRNNKVHPITKKAFHDVHLKGGINILNTGRGLLKVLPLLDEFDGIDYFICSNGALIYDVKNKNHIVVGQLEPEVFEQMFEYANQNDLIISLDTSNYTATYVNKDANGNFPEWINKQDIMDFSHIKFSDYETMSKVANDSKSIITQVALRNPNEIANETTKYFNNLYKDKYSVYLTNRIYTDVNPLGISKWNGLKEFMRIYNMQDCIIYAFGDSSNDVEMLQNAHFSFAMENATDDAKEAATEVIGHYNSGAIGIKLEEIIKSS, from the coding sequence ATGAAAAGAAAGATTTTTTCATATGATTTAGATGGCACTTTATTAATGAGAAACAATAAAGTTCACCCCATAACTAAAAAGGCATTTCATGATGTTCATCTAAAAGGTGGAATTAATATATTAAACACAGGAAGAGGGCTTTTGAAAGTGCTTCCACTTTTAGATGAATTTGACGGAATCGACTATTTTATATGTTCAAATGGCGCATTAATATATGATGTTAAAAATAAAAACCATATTGTTGTTGGGCAGTTAGAACCGGAAGTATTTGAACAAATGTTTGAGTATGCAAACCAAAATGACTTAATAATTTCACTAGATACTTCAAATTATACAGCCACATATGTTAACAAAGATGCTAATGGCAATTTTCCTGAATGAATTAATAAACAAGATATTATGGACTTTTCGCATATAAAATTTTCTGACTATGAAACTATGTCAAAAGTTGCCAATGATTCAAAATCAATAATAACTCAGGTTGCACTAAGAAATCCAAATGAAATAGCAAATGAAACAACAAAATACTTTAATAATCTATATAAAGATAAGTATTCAGTTTATCTAACAAATAGAATATATACTGATGTCAATCCGCTAGGTATTTCTAAATGAAATGGTCTTAAAGAGTTTATGCGAATATACAACATGCAGGATTGCATAATTTATGCTTTCGGCGATTCTAGCAACGATGTTGAAATGCTACAAAATGCACATTTTTCCTTTGCTATGGAAAATGCAACTGATGATGCTAAAGAAGCAGCAACAGAAGTAATAGGGCACTATAATTCAGGTGCAATCGGTATAAAATTAGAAGAAATAATTAAAAGTAGTTAA
- a CDS encoding YitT family protein — translation MSSPVTNLKIIKRKKLLKKLHSENVNNLKLIELDKEDIDLRKYFGDDLMANLRMANYTYYTDSANKRKKNVRKRTAILYAKRIFFIFIAALIFNFGVIAFLNRGDTLPSGLSGFPMLAVLIAKDKGYRDWDKYFALMFILINLPLLIGFGFKVKKSFTILTTVFMVSQLITNAIFTSIPQVHNFIHNYINIAPGWHKLVEFRDKAGNIIGTYENSSSWPIIINGFLGSICAGTSIAIAWKNGGSTGGADIIAYYFSTKKQKSVAGMMFTVNIIATSFFLLVFGIAARHKEAVDLGVISSSSSVESVLEQPNSIIITLKDGFTINSIKKYVSHRTIFGLREFSTILYIIFNNIVLGLMYPKYKKVTLSIATKCPDTIINYFKHIKYWHAYTIFKGISGYSQEETYFIETTLLTLETKNLISDIKVIDPKAWISIKPVEQVKGAFNTQYVEQ, via the coding sequence ATGAGCAGCCCTGTGACTAATTTAAAGATAATTAAAAGAAAAAAATTATTAAAAAAACTACATAGTGAAAATGTTAATAATTTAAAGCTGATAGAACTAGATAAAGAGGATATAGACTTAAGAAAATATTTTGGCGATGATTTAATGGCTAACTTAAGAATGGCTAATTACACATACTATACTGATAGTGCCAATAAAAGAAAAAAGAACGTAAGAAAAAGAACAGCCATTTTATATGCAAAAAGAATATTTTTCATATTCATTGCAGCATTGATTTTTAACTTTGGTGTTATTGCATTTTTAAATAGAGGTGACACATTACCTAGTGGATTATCTGGTTTCCCAATGCTAGCTGTTTTGATTGCTAAAGACAAGGGATACAGAGACTGAGATAAATATTTTGCCTTAATGTTTATTTTGATAAACTTGCCACTCCTGATAGGATTTGGGTTTAAGGTAAAGAAAAGTTTTACAATTCTGACAACAGTATTTATGGTCTCTCAATTAATTACAAACGCCATATTTACTTCGATTCCGCAGGTTCATAACTTTATCCATAACTATATAAATATTGCTCCTGGATGACATAAATTAGTAGAATTTCGGGATAAGGCAGGCAATATCATAGGTACTTATGAAAATTCTAGCAGTTGGCCCATAATAATAAATGGATTCCTTGGTTCAATTTGCGCTGGTACATCTATAGCAATAGCCTGAAAAAATGGTGGTTCAACTGGTGGCGCAGATATTATTGCTTATTACTTTTCAACAAAAAAACAAAAAAGTGTTGCTGGAATGATGTTCACTGTTAATATAATTGCAACTTCATTTTTTCTATTAGTTTTCGGAATTGCTGCTAGACATAAAGAAGCAGTTGACTTAGGAGTTATATCATCAAGCAGTAGTGTTGAAAGTGTTTTGGAGCAACCAAATTCAATCATAATAACACTAAAAGATGGCTTTACTATTAACTCAATTAAAAAGTATGTGTCACACAGAACCATTTTTGGTTTAAGAGAGTTTTCAACAATTTTATATATTATCTTTAACAATATTGTATTAGGTCTAATGTATCCAAAATACAAAAAAGTTACTCTCTCAATTGCTACAAAATGTCCAGATACTATCATTAATTACTTTAAACACATTAAATACTGACATGCATATACGATTTTTAAAGGAATTAGTGGCTACTCACAAGAAGAAACTTACTTCATTGAAACTACATTGTTAACTTTAGAAACCAAAAATCTTATTTCCGATATTAAAGTTATAGACCCTAAAGCTTGAATCTCAATAAAACCTGTTGAGCAAGTTAAAGGCGCATTCAATACTCAATATGTTGAACAGTAA
- a CDS encoding AAA family ATPase — protein sequence MKLIKVEAHGFKSFAEPITLRFDGGVAGIVGPNGSGKSNINDAIKWVLGERSAKELRGDNMDDVIFAGSKTAKPMDKAVVTLTFDNKDGQSSINHEMITISRVLERGSGINQYYLNGEVCRQKDIKEIAMESGIGKSSLAIISQGTVSDIAEASAEERKGIFEEAAGVSKYKFRKKEALSKLTKTQEGLDQIGLVIAEIERKLNPLRKQAEKAKIFIAKTEELRTVEVGLLVDNIKKFGSRYEELSTELEGVQETKNDLNNRIKDLESKISQNIDFKSNLEASQREISMELDAVKDRLNNLSIAIARENERERLIVEGNIKVDKTEQINAYKTLIEKSMQRIAYFSREYDLISKRVADNNEILDKHDSELNLLNVKLNKKENDIFKIQTHLNLLKQQKEGNTLLYKGTKTILENKAIFGKGLKGTVADLIKVNKEYSRAIEAVLANALQHLVVEKSEVAVKAVEFLKQNNGGRATFIPLASIQPKSVRDDHLLAIQGQPGFIAVASEVVEVEPIYIILSQFLLGNVIVTETIHHANHISKILDNRYMIVTLDGDIIRAGGVIVGGAKSNTETLLTIDLKISELESLLPGIQIAINDDKAKQNEILNERRTCLELDSQLKNQLSNVVSQKSAEQKILDELNLKLKNISERELEIKSDSISIHSSEADLEVLSSRKSALEADFRAKHERINSLSQEINSAQVLKNDFESTLRKLLESFSEKLSEKEKSKLLLDQSRERLASQYKFTLESAEAQGYKLEMSYDQATEIVREIREEISKLGNVNLEALEQLVEEEERYNKFVKSEEELTQAKEVLESAIAQMDKIIITRLTNIIHDVNNEFNDVFATMFGGGSARLFFSDPKNILESGVEIEAMPPGKSIKNLKLFSGGEKSLIAISLLFGILKARPLPLCILDEVEAALDESNVVRYAEYLQKLKSKTQFLVITHRHGTMSRVDSLFGATMQNRGVTTFFSLELAEAKKLVDDIQEDYISARQTK from the coding sequence ATGAAATTAATTAAAGTAGAAGCTCATGGATTTAAGTCATTTGCTGAACCTATTACCTTACGCTTTGATGGTGGTGTAGCTGGAATAGTTGGACCTAATGGATCTGGAAAGTCAAACATTAATGATGCTATTAAGTGAGTTTTAGGCGAGCGTAGTGCTAAAGAACTTCGTGGCGATAATATGGATGACGTTATTTTTGCTGGGTCTAAAACTGCTAAGCCAATGGATAAAGCAGTTGTAACTCTCACTTTTGATAATAAAGATGGCCAAAGTAGCATTAATCATGAAATGATCACAATTTCTCGTGTATTAGAAAGAGGCTCAGGAATTAATCAATACTATCTTAATGGTGAAGTGTGTCGTCAGAAAGATATTAAAGAAATTGCGATGGAGAGTGGAATTGGCAAAAGTAGTTTGGCAATTATTTCGCAAGGTACAGTTAGTGACATTGCCGAAGCTTCAGCTGAAGAAAGAAAGGGCATTTTTGAAGAAGCAGCTGGTGTTTCTAAATATAAATTTAGAAAAAAAGAAGCATTATCAAAGTTAACTAAAACACAAGAGGGACTTGACCAGATTGGCTTAGTTATAGCCGAAATAGAAAGAAAGCTTAATCCATTAAGAAAACAAGCCGAGAAAGCTAAAATATTTATAGCAAAAACCGAAGAACTTAGAACTGTTGAAGTAGGACTATTAGTTGATAATATAAAAAAATTTGGCTCTAGATACGAAGAGCTTTCAACTGAATTAGAAGGCGTTCAAGAGACTAAGAATGATTTAAATAACAGAATTAAAGATTTAGAGTCTAAAATTAGTCAAAACATTGACTTTAAGTCTAATTTGGAAGCTTCACAAAGAGAAATCTCAATGGAATTGGACGCCGTTAAAGATAGATTAAACAATCTATCAATAGCTATTGCTAGAGAAAATGAACGTGAGAGATTAATTGTTGAAGGTAACATAAAAGTCGATAAAACTGAACAAATTAATGCTTACAAAACTTTAATCGAAAAATCAATGCAAAGAATAGCCTACTTTAGTAGAGAATATGACTTAATTAGTAAAAGAGTAGCTGATAATAATGAAATTTTAGACAAGCATGACAGTGAGCTTAACTTGCTTAATGTCAAATTAAACAAAAAAGAAAATGATATTTTCAAAATTCAGACACACTTAAACTTGCTTAAACAACAAAAAGAAGGCAATACACTTTTATATAAAGGTACCAAAACAATTTTAGAAAATAAGGCAATCTTTGGTAAAGGTCTTAAAGGCACTGTTGCTGATTTAATCAAAGTTAATAAGGAATATTCTAGAGCTATTGAAGCCGTATTAGCGAATGCATTGCAACATTTGGTTGTTGAAAAATCTGAAGTTGCTGTTAAAGCAGTTGAATTTTTAAAACAAAACAATGGTGGTAGAGCAACTTTTATTCCTCTTGCATCTATACAACCTAAAAGTGTTAGAGATGATCATCTTTTAGCCATCCAAGGGCAACCAGGATTTATCGCTGTTGCTTCTGAAGTGGTTGAAGTTGAGCCAATTTATATTATTCTTTCACAATTTTTATTAGGAAATGTAATAGTAACTGAAACAATTCACCATGCAAATCATATTTCTAAAATACTTGATAACAGATATATGATAGTTACTTTAGATGGCGATATTATTAGAGCTGGTGGTGTAATAGTCGGTGGTGCTAAATCAAATACTGAAACACTTTTAACTATCGATTTAAAGATAAGTGAATTAGAATCGCTCCTTCCAGGAATTCAAATTGCTATTAATGATGATAAAGCTAAACAAAATGAAATCTTGAATGAAAGAAGAACATGTTTAGAGTTAGACAGTCAACTAAAGAATCAGCTTTCAAATGTAGTTTCACAAAAAAGTGCTGAACAAAAAATATTGGATGAGCTTAACTTAAAACTTAAAAACATAAGCGAGAGAGAATTAGAAATAAAATCAGATAGCATCAGCATTCATAGTTCTGAAGCTGATTTAGAAGTGTTATCATCTCGCAAAAGTGCTTTAGAAGCTGACTTCAGAGCTAAACATGAAAGAATTAATTCATTAAGCCAGGAAATTAATTCAGCTCAGGTTTTAAAAAACGATTTTGAATCAACATTAAGAAAGCTTCTAGAATCATTTTCAGAAAAGCTTTCTGAAAAGGAAAAGTCAAAATTGCTTTTAGATCAGTCTCGTGAAAGATTAGCATCACAATATAAGTTTACTTTAGAATCTGCTGAAGCTCAAGGTTATAAATTAGAGATGTCTTATGATCAAGCAACAGAAATTGTTAGAGAAATAAGAGAAGAAATTAGTAAACTAGGAAATGTTAACTTAGAAGCACTTGAACAATTGGTTGAAGAAGAGGAAAGATACAACAAATTTGTTAAAAGTGAAGAAGAATTAACTCAAGCTAAAGAAGTTTTAGAATCAGCTATTGCACAAATGGATAAAATTATTATCACTAGATTGACTAATATTATTCATGATGTAAATAATGAATTTAATGATGTTTTTGCCACAATGTTTGGTGGAGGAAGCGCAAGATTATTCTTCTCTGATCCTAAGAACATTCTAGAATCTGGTGTTGAAATAGAAGCTATGCCACCAGGAAAGAGCATTAAGAATCTTAAATTATTCTCAGGTGGTGAAAAGTCACTTATTGCCATATCGCTACTATTTGGTATTCTTAAGGCTAGACCACTTCCATTGTGTATTTTAGATGAAGTTGAAGCTGCATTAGACGAATCTAACGTTGTAAGATATGCTGAATACTTACAAAAATTAAAAAGCAAAACACAATTTTTGGTTATAACTCACAGACATGGAACAATGTCTAGAGTTGATTCTCTATTTGGCGCCACAATGCAAAACAGAGGCGTAACAACTTTCTTCAGCCTAGAATTAGCAGAAGCTAAGAAGTTAGTTGATGATATTCAAGAAGATTATATTTCCGCCAGACAAACTAAGTAG
- the rnc gene encoding ribonuclease III, with the protein MNSIENFLNQFNIKANSLLVYRQAFTHGSSAANAKNKNYQTLEFLGDAILQFYVSAILFNVFKDKNQGQLTLIRAKLVCTDSLNSIADRLKLKDFLLLSSNVVANEVLSSKKVGADIFESLVAAIFIDQGMPKVKEFLDKTLLPLVKQYKEGKIELKDSKTRLQEYMQSFSKKTVFYQTYQSDNNQFKSEAIYEGNVYGSGLGKSKHEAEENAANDALNKLIKS; encoded by the coding sequence ATGAATAGCATTGAAAATTTTTTAAATCAATTTAATATTAAGGCTAACAGCCTTTTAGTTTATAGGCAAGCTTTTACTCACGGTTCATCAGCTGCTAATGCAAAAAACAAAAATTATCAAACATTAGAATTTTTAGGTGATGCAATATTGCAGTTCTATGTGTCTGCAATACTTTTTAATGTTTTTAAAGATAAGAATCAAGGCCAATTGACCTTAATTAGAGCTAAATTAGTCTGCACTGATTCACTTAATTCAATTGCTGACAGGTTGAAATTAAAAGACTTTTTATTGCTTTCATCTAATGTTGTAGCTAATGAAGTTTTAAGTTCTAAAAAAGTTGGAGCCGATATTTTTGAATCGTTAGTAGCTGCAATATTTATAGACCAAGGCATGCCAAAAGTTAAAGAATTTTTAGATAAAACCTTACTACCATTAGTTAAGCAATACAAAGAAGGCAAAATTGAGCTAAAAGATTCAAAAACTAGATTGCAAGAATATATGCAATCTTTTAGTAAAAAAACTGTATTTTATCAGACTTATCAGAGCGATAATAATCAATTTAAATCAGAAGCTATTTACGAAGGCAATGTTTATGGATCTGGGCTAGGCAAAAGTAAGCATGAAGCTGAAGAAAATGCTGCCAATGATGCATTAAATAAGTTAATAAAGTCATAG
- the plsX gene encoding phosphate acyltransferase PlsX: MYRIAFDVNGNDNGVSAAVSASVQFLKDNDDYEIILVGDESSINVELKKIEGIPDSLRIVNNPNLPSDVKNIHKSLRENTSMNTAIDLVVDGKADAVISSGDSGTYLACATFKLKRLQGVSRSAFMPLMPTVVGRKFLLLDVGANIECKSEYLVEWAKIANVYARTLLNIVNPRVSLINIGTEDYKGLEIVKEASQLLKDNKFINYIGYTEPRYLLDGATDVAVIDGYGGNLVLKSLEGAILSFKNLLKDKIMAKPIRKFGYLFLKGAFKDVAETLDYRNVGAAWLIGLNGLSIKCHGNSDTKAYLGALNQIKLVIKNNVLEAIKKELNDQPNE, encoded by the coding sequence ATGTATAGAATAGCTTTTGATGTAAATGGCAATGATAATGGAGTTAGCGCTGCTGTTAGTGCTAGTGTTCAATTTTTAAAAGATAATGATGATTATGAAATTATTTTAGTCGGTGATGAATCTTCGATTAATGTCGAATTAAAAAAGATAGAAGGCATTCCTGATTCTTTAAGAATTGTAAATAATCCTAATTTGCCTTCTGATGTAAAGAACATTCACAAGTCATTGAGGGAAAATACATCAATGAATACTGCTATTGATTTGGTAGTGGATGGAAAAGCAGATGCTGTAATATCTAGTGGTGATTCAGGAACATATTTAGCTTGTGCAACTTTTAAGCTAAAAAGATTACAAGGTGTTAGCCGTTCAGCTTTTATGCCACTTATGCCAACAGTTGTCGGACGCAAATTTTTGCTTTTAGATGTAGGTGCTAATATTGAGTGTAAATCAGAATATTTAGTTGAGTGAGCCAAAATAGCTAATGTTTATGCTAGAACATTGCTAAACATTGTAAACCCTAGAGTCTCATTAATAAATATTGGCACTGAAGACTATAAAGGTTTGGAAATTGTTAAGGAAGCTTCTCAACTATTAAAAGATAACAAATTTATTAATTATATTGGCTATACTGAACCTAGATATTTATTAGATGGTGCTACTGATGTAGCAGTAATTGATGGCTATGGCGGTAATTTAGTACTTAAAAGCCTTGAAGGCGCAATCTTAAGTTTTAAAAACCTTTTAAAAGATAAGATAATGGCTAAGCCTATAAGAAAATTTGGATATTTATTTTTAAAAGGTGCATTCAAGGATGTTGCCGAAACTTTAGATTATAGAAATGTTGGCGCTGCATGATTAATTGGTCTTAATGGACTAAGTATAAAATGTCATGGAAACAGTGATACTAAAGCATATTTGGGCGCCTTAAACCAAATTAAATTAGTTATAAAAAATAATGTTCTAGAAGCTATCAAAAAGGAATTAAATGACCAGCCAAATGAATAG
- a CDS encoding DAK2 domain-containing protein yields MIKNAKVIDGTIYSNLIISGANNLINNKNRIDALNVFPVPDGDTGTNMSNTAEAAAKALKDLQENKNLAEVSAIVSKNMLLGARGNSGVILSQIFKGFANYFADKNEVTVLEFVQGFQSATKRAYESVLKPVEGTILTVIRETSEQLAKNVNDETTLEQFFEMAKNYSRVACDNTPNLLKVLREVGVVDSGGEGLVSFITGMHSYVIGNPVQIQQVEQSIDKFISSDEVYKGEFGYCTEFIIELSKPDEFDKTAFEKHISKFANSLVIVQDAELIKVHGHTLKPGDMLNYGQKYGEFIKIKSENMTLQAENSRSNRNNSVVINDVVAQGAKKCGIVSCNLGSGFINKMKELGVDAIIECGQTQNPSVTDILEAIKSVDAKDVFVLPNNPNIFLAAQQAASGIFDKNVHIVPTRTQIQGINAIIAFNSNSSSDENNELMKEVMKMVRTGEVTMAVRDTTLNGVKIKKDNFISILDGKIISCKSSYLEAAKHLIKKAANDETEIITIYYGNDASEPDAIELVDYINRYYDCEVELVNGNQPNYHFLIGFE; encoded by the coding sequence ATGATTAAGAACGCTAAGGTTATTGATGGCACTATATATTCGAATCTAATTATTTCTGGTGCAAATAATTTAATTAACAATAAAAACAGAATTGATGCACTTAATGTCTTTCCCGTTCCTGATGGCGATACTGGCACAAATATGTCAAATACAGCTGAAGCTGCAGCTAAAGCACTTAAAGACTTGCAAGAAAATAAAAATCTTGCAGAAGTGTCTGCCATTGTTTCTAAAAATATGTTATTAGGTGCTCGTGGAAATTCAGGGGTTATCTTAAGTCAAATTTTTAAAGGCTTTGCAAATTATTTTGCTGATAAAAATGAAGTGACAGTTTTGGAATTTGTACAAGGTTTTCAGAGTGCAACCAAAAGAGCCTATGAATCAGTTCTTAAACCAGTTGAAGGAACAATTTTAACTGTTATTAGAGAAACATCTGAGCAATTAGCAAAAAATGTTAATGATGAAACAACTCTTGAGCAATTTTTTGAAATGGCAAAGAATTATTCAAGAGTTGCTTGTGATAATACTCCTAATTTACTAAAAGTTTTACGCGAAGTAGGTGTAGTTGATTCAGGGGGAGAAGGTCTAGTATCTTTTATTACAGGGATGCACAGCTATGTAATTGGTAATCCAGTTCAAATTCAGCAAGTTGAGCAATCAATAGATAAATTTATTAGTTCTGATGAAGTTTACAAAGGTGAATTCGGCTATTGCACAGAATTTATTATCGAATTGTCTAAGCCTGATGAATTTGATAAAACAGCATTTGAAAAACACATTTCTAAGTTTGCTAATTCGCTAGTAATTGTGCAAGATGCTGAATTAATTAAAGTTCATGGGCACACATTAAAACCTGGTGATATGCTTAACTACGGACAAAAGTATGGTGAATTTATCAAGATTAAGTCAGAAAATATGACTTTACAGGCTGAAAATTCTAGATCTAACAGAAATAATAGTGTTGTTATAAATGATGTTGTGGCACAAGGAGCTAAAAAATGTGGTATTGTGTCATGCAACCTTGGTTCAGGTTTTATCAACAAAATGAAGGAATTAGGTGTTGATGCAATTATTGAATGTGGTCAGACTCAAAATCCGTCAGTAACTGATATTTTAGAAGCAATAAAATCTGTTGATGCTAAAGATGTTTTTGTTCTTCCAAATAATCCAAATATTTTCCTAGCTGCACAACAAGCTGCATCTGGAATTTTTGATAAAAATGTTCACATAGTGCCTACCAGAACACAAATTCAAGGCATTAATGCTATCATTGCATTTAATAGCAATTCTAGCAGTGATGAAAACAATGAATTAATGAAAGAAGTTATGAAAATGGTTAGAACTGGTGAAGTAACAATGGCAGTTCGTGACACAACTTTAAATGGTGTGAAAATTAAAAAAGATAACTTCATTAGTATTTTAGATGGCAAAATTATTTCATGTAAGTCTTCATATTTAGAAGCAGCAAAGCACTTAATTAAAAAAGCAGCTAATGATGAAACCGAAATTATTACAATTTATTATGGTAATGATGCATCTGAACCTGATGCCATTGAGTTAGTTGATTACATCAACAGATATTATGACTGCGAAGTTGAATTAGTTAATGGCAATCAACCTAATTATCATTTTTTAATAGGATTCGAGTAA